One Pseudomonas tolaasii NCPPB 2192 genomic window carries:
- a CDS encoding FecR family protein — translation MNVTPTPAQEQAALDWLSLLHDQPSSRDQATFSRWLRADPAHVEAYAQAQVVWEMSEVPARKLADEEALVLQGYLNAMTTPRRTRAVRWSGALAMAACLVLMVSMGAGWQPSRWVDDFGADYVTAPGEIKTVTLADQSQVTLDADSAIAVDFSHGERHIRLRRGAGFFSVTHTGQPFVVEAGSGEARVLGTQFEVRLQPAGAQVTVLSGRVGVTPSKQGPQQILTAGQQVAYAEGVADALHPVDSESRLAWRDGWLNYYKAPLADVVQDLRRYYPGRILLLNDDMAAKRVSGSFPSKDPQAVLNALQAVLGFEQHSLLGRMIVLR, via the coding sequence GTGAACGTCACCCCAACGCCCGCCCAGGAACAGGCCGCGCTCGACTGGCTGAGCCTGCTGCATGATCAGCCAAGCAGCCGCGACCAGGCCACGTTCAGCCGCTGGCTGCGGGCCGACCCTGCGCACGTCGAGGCCTATGCCCAGGCCCAGGTCGTGTGGGAAATGAGTGAAGTACCGGCGCGCAAGCTGGCGGACGAAGAGGCGCTGGTGTTGCAGGGTTACCTCAACGCGATGACCACGCCCAGGCGCACACGCGCCGTGCGCTGGAGCGGCGCCCTGGCCATGGCCGCGTGCCTGGTGCTGATGGTGTCGATGGGTGCCGGTTGGCAGCCGTCGCGCTGGGTCGATGATTTCGGCGCCGATTACGTGACGGCGCCGGGCGAGATCAAAACCGTCACCCTGGCCGATCAATCCCAGGTCACGCTGGATGCCGACAGCGCCATCGCCGTGGATTTCAGCCATGGCGAACGGCACATCCGCTTGCGCCGTGGCGCAGGCTTTTTCAGCGTGACCCACACCGGTCAGCCGTTTGTGGTTGAAGCGGGCAGTGGTGAGGCGCGGGTGCTGGGTACGCAGTTCGAAGTGCGCCTGCAACCGGCCGGCGCCCAGGTGACGGTGCTGTCCGGCCGCGTAGGCGTGACGCCCTCCAAACAAGGCCCGCAGCAAATTCTGACGGCAGGCCAGCAAGTGGCCTACGCCGAAGGTGTGGCCGACGCCCTGCACCCAGTCGACAGCGAGTCGCGTCTGGCCTGGCGTGACGGCTGGCTGAATTACTACAAGGCGCCGCTGGCGGATGTGGTCCAGGATTTGCGCCGCTACTACCCGGGGCGCATCCTGCTGCTGAATGACGACATGGCGGCCAAACGCGTGAGCGGCAGCTTCCCCAGCAAAGACCCGCAGGCGGTGCTCAATGCGCTGCAGGCCGTATTGGGCTTCGAGCAGCACAGCCTGTTGGGGCGGATGATTGTGTTGCGTTAG
- a CDS encoding DUF3325 domain-containing protein yields the protein MLLALLMCYSGFVALCLSTDRHHGELLHSKPSPRRRLGLRVAGWLLLTLAIWPAVAASGWSQGLVEWCAVLMLSALLLVLLLPYRPRLALMLAGVGLLASPVAAFALA from the coding sequence ATGCTCCTCGCGCTGCTGATGTGCTACTCAGGGTTTGTTGCGTTGTGCCTGTCCACCGACCGTCACCACGGCGAATTGCTGCACAGCAAACCCTCGCCGCGACGCCGCCTGGGTTTGCGCGTGGCCGGCTGGCTGTTGCTGACGCTGGCGATCTGGCCGGCCGTCGCCGCCTCCGGTTGGAGCCAGGGGCTGGTGGAGTGGTGCGCGGTGTTGATGCTCAGCGCGTTGCTGCTGGTGTTGCTGTTGCCGTATCGGCCAAGGTTGGCGTTGATGTTGGCGGGCGTCGGCCTGCTGGCCAGTCCCGTTGCGGCGTTCGCCTTAGCCTGA
- a CDS encoding TonB-dependent receptor: MNYNNLYALLLASGLGGFAPLVLADEAQDVGSVNIAGEQTLGNGHMIREESAKARSTVTKEAMDEMSATANAIDKLKYTPGINVSSDDASGTSGTNFTMRGMSSDQVGVSVDGVPINDSGNYSVYSNQLGDPENLAEVFATQGSSEADGPHIGSSGGNIGMITVRPTKEAGLFAKQTVGANALRKTFVRANTGDFGGLKTWVSASHLEGDKWRGKGTLRSDKVEWSSLFEDDNGNSTLATVKYNHQENYNYNSLSKAQFENEGRRKDYSETPVYKSGLLSASYKLNRNPFESVNATLTQRWRLQDNLALTVTPYYYWANGGSFSGQTASSLGPKSDKAGNYDLSNLKSANYYRPSWTETWRSGVTTKMRWDINEAHSLDYGYWYERARQRQTQPFIGINSEGAPDDVWGDYNSGGQVVDKNGATVQGRHYYTVTPSQKIWVQDTWQATPDLSFNGGVAYQYVERDGNNLGSLYDKPEKRNTRYHQFLPSFSAKYQVDESNQAFYNVTRNMRTPPNYVLYNKGDSVSLKSELSWNQELGWRYTEDDMTLSATLFYLSFKDRQVSTTDAAGDYMVLNVGSVENKGLELEWSGLLPHNFNYYASYTYTQSEQQDNLLNKNVLLPTSGKQLANVPENMFNLVFGYDDARFYGNIAGKYVGSFYGDLTNDEKISGRTVFDLNAGIYLPVDKKVVKSAALRFSMLNVFDKQYLSSARTVAFNSAPVGGLAPSTAYYNVGEERTAMVSLEANF, from the coding sequence GTGAACTACAACAATCTTTATGCCCTGCTTTTAGCATCGGGCCTGGGTGGCTTTGCGCCGCTGGTTTTGGCGGACGAAGCGCAAGACGTGGGTTCGGTGAATATCGCCGGAGAGCAGACCCTGGGCAACGGCCACATGATTCGTGAAGAAAGTGCCAAGGCGCGGTCAACGGTGACCAAGGAAGCCATGGACGAAATGTCGGCAACCGCCAATGCCATCGACAAGCTCAAATACACGCCCGGTATCAACGTCTCCAGCGACGACGCCAGTGGTACCAGCGGCACCAACTTCACCATGCGTGGCATGAGTTCCGACCAGGTTGGGGTGTCTGTCGATGGTGTGCCGATCAACGATTCGGGCAACTACAGCGTCTATTCAAACCAGCTGGGCGACCCGGAAAACCTTGCCGAAGTATTTGCCACCCAAGGCTCTTCCGAAGCGGACGGCCCGCACATCGGTTCGAGCGGCGGCAACATCGGCATGATTACCGTCAGGCCGACGAAAGAGGCGGGGTTGTTCGCCAAGCAGACCGTCGGGGCCAATGCCCTGCGCAAAACCTTTGTGCGAGCCAATACCGGCGATTTCGGCGGGCTCAAGACGTGGGTGTCGGCCTCTCACCTGGAAGGTGACAAATGGCGCGGCAAGGGCACGCTGCGCAGCGACAAGGTGGAGTGGAGCAGCCTGTTTGAAGACGACAACGGCAACTCCACGCTGGCCACCGTCAAATACAACCACCAGGAAAACTACAACTACAACAGCCTGAGCAAGGCGCAGTTCGAGAACGAAGGGCGGCGCAAGGATTACTCGGAAACGCCGGTGTATAAATCCGGTTTGCTGTCGGCGTCGTACAAGCTCAATCGCAACCCGTTCGAAAGCGTCAACGCCACACTGACCCAGCGCTGGCGCCTGCAGGACAACCTGGCGCTGACGGTAACACCCTATTACTACTGGGCCAATGGCGGCAGTTTCAGCGGCCAGACCGCTTCCAGCCTGGGGCCCAAATCCGACAAGGCCGGTAATTACGACCTGAGCAATTTAAAGTCGGCCAACTACTACCGCCCGTCGTGGACCGAGACGTGGCGCTCGGGTGTCACCACCAAAATGAGATGGGACATCAACGAAGCGCACAGCCTGGATTACGGCTACTGGTATGAGCGCGCGCGCCAGCGCCAGACGCAGCCCTTTATCGGTATCAACAGCGAAGGTGCTCCCGACGATGTCTGGGGCGACTACAACAGCGGCGGGCAAGTGGTCGACAAGAATGGCGCAACGGTTCAGGGCCGCCATTACTACACCGTCACCCCGTCACAGAAAATCTGGGTGCAGGACACCTGGCAAGCCACGCCGGACCTGAGTTTCAACGGTGGCGTGGCGTACCAGTATGTCGAGCGTGACGGCAATAACCTCGGCAGCCTGTACGACAAGCCGGAAAAACGTAACACCCGTTACCACCAATTCCTGCCGAGCTTCAGTGCCAAATACCAGGTGGACGAGAGCAACCAGGCGTTCTACAACGTCACGCGCAACATGCGTACGCCGCCGAACTACGTGCTGTACAACAAGGGGGATTCGGTCAGCCTCAAGTCGGAGTTGAGCTGGAACCAGGAACTGGGCTGGCGCTACACCGAAGACGACATGACGCTGAGTGCGACGCTGTTCTACCTAAGCTTCAAGGACCGCCAGGTATCGACCACTGACGCTGCCGGCGATTACATGGTGCTCAACGTGGGCAGCGTTGAAAACAAAGGCCTGGAACTGGAGTGGAGCGGCCTGCTGCCGCACAACTTCAACTATTACGCTTCCTACACCTATACCCAGTCTGAACAGCAGGACAACCTGTTGAACAAGAATGTGCTGTTGCCGACCTCGGGCAAGCAATTGGCCAACGTGCCGGAAAACATGTTCAACCTGGTGTTCGGGTACGACGATGCGCGCTTCTACGGCAACATCGCGGGCAAGTACGTCGGCAGTTTTTACGGGGATTTGACCAACGACGAAAAAATCTCCGGGCGTACGGTGTTTGACCTGAATGCGGGTATTTATCTGCCGGTGGACAAGAAGGTGGTCAAGTCGGCAGCGTTGCGGTTTTCGATGCTCAACGTGTTCGACAAGCAGTACCTGAGCTCGGCGCGCACGGTAGCCTTCAACTCGGCGCCGGTGGGCGGTTTGGCGCCGAGTACGGCGTACTACAACGTGGGTGAAGAGCGCACGGCGATGGTGTCGCTGGAGGCCAACTTCTAG
- a CDS encoding RNA polymerase sigma factor: MMISTPPEPQDSPHSDAAGGRAHFLQVFLSQRSQMEALVSRRVGCRATAADLVQDLFLRFWRRPLVQVEELSTYLLRCAGNIAIDHLRSEGARVRSNEGWLPEQPDNQSSEPQAALEAGNDLRHVEAALRSLPERTRQIFLLNRIHGRKYAEIARAMGLSQSAVEKHMMRALEACKASLRDPSSPRTPGKAP, translated from the coding sequence ATGATGATCAGCACCCCACCGGAACCCCAGGACAGCCCGCACAGTGATGCGGCGGGTGGGCGTGCGCATTTCCTGCAGGTGTTTTTGTCCCAGCGTTCGCAGATGGAGGCACTGGTCAGCCGTCGCGTGGGGTGCCGGGCTACGGCGGCCGACCTGGTGCAGGACTTGTTCCTGCGTTTCTGGCGTCGGCCGTTGGTGCAGGTCGAAGAACTCAGCACTTACCTGCTGCGTTGCGCCGGCAACATTGCCATCGACCATTTGCGCAGCGAAGGCGCGCGGGTGCGCAGCAACGAAGGCTGGCTGCCGGAGCAGCCAGACAACCAAAGCTCGGAGCCACAGGCCGCGCTCGAAGCGGGCAATGATTTGCGGCATGTCGAGGCAGCCTTGCGCAGCTTGCCGGAGCGCACGCGGCAGATTTTCCTGCTCAACCGCATTCACGGGCGCAAATACGCTGAAATCGCCAGGGCCATGGGGCTGTCCCAAAGTGCCGTGGAAAAACATATGATGCGTGCCCTCGAAGCCTGCAAGGCCAGCCTTCGCGACCCATCGTCCCCACGCACGCCAGGGAAAGCACCGTGA
- a CDS encoding glutaredoxin family protein gives MLGGVFKKVLLVLLVVVIFQNWGKIERLFNPSQVVSEQVRISARVTLYSTEWCGYCKQIRRFLDQKGIPYQAFDIEKDAQARKAYEALGGGGIPFVDVNGTLIRDYNPDAIMAALK, from the coding sequence ATGCTGGGCGGGGTGTTCAAGAAAGTCCTGCTGGTGTTGCTGGTGGTGGTGATTTTCCAGAACTGGGGCAAGATCGAGCGGCTGTTCAACCCCTCCCAGGTGGTTTCAGAGCAAGTGCGTATTTCGGCGCGCGTGACGCTCTACTCCACCGAGTGGTGCGGCTACTGCAAGCAGATCCGCCGTTTTCTGGACCAGAAAGGCATTCCGTACCAGGCGTTCGACATCGAGAAGGACGCCCAGGCGCGTAAGGCCTATGAAGCGCTGGGCGGGGGCGGAATTCCGTTTGTGGACGTCAACGGCACCCTGATTCGCGACTACAACCCCGACGCAATCATGGCGGCGTTGAAGTAA
- the yejK gene encoding nucleoid-associated protein YejK, with protein sequence MPIRHCIVHLIDKKPDGTPAVLHARDSELSESAAIENMLADLNESYNAKQGKAWGFFHAESGAHPFSGWLKEYFDGGQDFTTFSRTAVEHLQKLMEESNLSTGGHVLFAHYQQGMTDYLAIALLHHSEGVAVTDELDVTPSRHLDLGQLHLAARINVSEWQNNKQSKQYISFIKGKNGKKVSEYFRDFIGCQEGVDGPGETRTLLKAFSDFVESEDLPDESAREKTKTLVDYASSQAKLGEPMGLEELSGLIDEDRPKAFYDHIRNKDYGLSPEIPADKRTLNQFRRFTGRAEGLSISFEAHLLGDKIEYDEAAGTLIIKGLPTQLTDQLKRRN encoded by the coding sequence ATGCCGATCCGTCATTGCATCGTCCACCTGATCGACAAAAAACCCGACGGCACACCTGCAGTTCTCCACGCCCGCGACTCGGAGCTGTCCGAATCCGCCGCCATCGAGAACATGCTTGCCGATCTCAACGAGAGCTATAACGCCAAACAGGGCAAGGCCTGGGGTTTCTTCCATGCCGAATCCGGCGCGCACCCGTTCAGCGGCTGGTTGAAGGAGTATTTCGACGGCGGCCAGGACTTCACCACCTTCAGCCGCACCGCGGTCGAGCATCTGCAAAAGCTGATGGAGGAATCCAACCTCTCCACCGGCGGCCACGTACTGTTCGCCCACTACCAGCAAGGCATGACCGATTACCTGGCCATTGCCCTGTTGCACCACAGTGAAGGCGTGGCGGTCACCGACGAGCTGGACGTGACCCCCTCGCGTCACCTGGACCTCGGCCAACTGCACCTGGCGGCGCGCATCAACGTCTCCGAGTGGCAGAACAACAAGCAGTCCAAGCAGTACATTTCGTTTATCAAAGGCAAGAATGGCAAGAAGGTCTCGGAATATTTCCGCGACTTTATCGGCTGCCAGGAAGGCGTCGACGGCCCGGGCGAAACCCGCACGCTGCTGAAAGCCTTCAGCGACTTCGTGGAAAGCGAAGATTTGCCGGACGAATCGGCCCGCGAAAAAACCAAAACCCTGGTGGACTACGCCAGCAGCCAGGCCAAGCTCGGCGAACCCATGGGCCTGGAAGAACTGTCGGGTTTGATCGATGAAGATCGGCCTAAAGCGTTCTATGACCATATCCGCAACAAGGATTACGGGCTGTCGCCGGAAATTCCTGCCGATAAACGCACCCTCAACCAGTTCCGCCGCTTTACCGGCCGCGCCGAAGGCCTGTCGATCAGCTTTGAAGCCCACCTGCTGGGCGACAAGATCGAGTACGACGAAGCCGCCGGCACCTTGATCATCAAAGGCTTGCCGACCCAACTGACCGACCAGCTCAAGCGCCGTAACTGA
- a CDS encoding HU family DNA-binding protein encodes MAITKDQLIADLAEAVDAPKTTVRALLDQLSQVVADQLENGGEITLPGVGKLKVTERPARTGRNPSTGAAIEIAAKKVIKLVVAKGLTDAVNK; translated from the coding sequence ATGGCTATTACTAAAGACCAACTGATCGCTGACCTGGCTGAAGCAGTAGACGCACCGAAAACTACCGTGCGTGCTCTGCTGGACCAACTGAGCCAAGTGGTTGCTGACCAGCTGGAAAACGGCGGCGAAATCACTCTGCCAGGCGTTGGCAAACTGAAAGTGACCGAGCGTCCTGCCCGTACTGGCCGTAACCCTTCGACTGGCGCCGCCATCGAAATCGCTGCCAAGAAAGTTATCAAGCTGGTTGTGGCCAAAGGCCTGACCGACGCTGTTAACAAGTAA